In the Arachis stenosperma cultivar V10309 chromosome 8, arast.V10309.gnm1.PFL2, whole genome shotgun sequence genome, AAAACTAAATGCCTTCACTGTCAAAACATTTACTTACTAAAAACACAGAATCAAGAAAAACAAACAGAGGCCAAAGTCAACCAACATAATACACGCATCAATTTTATATGAAACTTCCATTTCAAACTCTATCACTCTTcaaatcctccattcctttcttCAGCGGTACATTCTCTCATTTCCAAGCACGGTTTGATTGAGACTAAGTTGAGATAGTTCCTCCTATTGCTTCCACCGGCTTagttctctttttaaaacattaGTAGGCTGAGGTGCTTAATTGGATGAGAAAATGTAAGCTTATCCAACTAACACAGCTATCATAAACAGATAAGGGAGCAAAATAACCCCAGCCTTCTAATTTCTGGACCCTCTAATTAACATAAAATCTCGAATCATAAAATTTGGTGTCGGGTTATCTTTTTTCCTTGCTTCTTGACAATCTAAAGAGTTTGGCAAGATATCTCAATGTTCGAAAATTCAACCAAATCAACATCCTATGCATCTCAGTATATTAGCACTCAATGCCTAAAGATATATTACTGTTGGCTATTTTCGACTCAGAGAACCCGAACCAATGGCAATGAAGTTATTGGAAGAATTGGATCACTAGATAACTCCAATACCATCatcctttttgtttttctgttctTTCTTTTGACTGAATGTTCACGGAACTCAACAGTTTCTCAGTTCTGGGCTCAGGCTCCATTCCCTTAGACACCATCTCCCTAAAATAGCGCAAGGCATCCTTCGTCCTCCCATTTTCGAGGTGCCCATGAATCAGGATTGTATAAGATCGCCTATCTAGTCCCCATCCATTCCTTTCCATCTCTTCCCATGTTCTTCTCACCCCATCCTGGTCATCCCATTCCATGTACAACCTCAAAACCAAGTTGTAAACATCATCATTCATGCTACACCCATTTCTCTCCATCCTCTCCAAAATCACAGGAATTTCCTTCGGCTCCTTCAAGGAACCCAGCAAGTAGCTATAAGTAACAGCATTAGGCAAACAACTCCCCTTCCTCCTTTCCATATCACTCACTAGCTCATATACCTTCTCCATTCGCCGAATCTTAGACATGTGTTTGATCAAGGAGTTGTAAGTAGCCACATTAGGTTCAACGCCCCTTTCGCTCATGCACTTGAAAACTTCCAATGCCTCGGGAACCCTCTTTTTGAAACAAAGAGCATCAACGATGCAGTTGTATATCACAACATCGGGCTTGCAACCTTTATCCCACATGCCATGGAACAACCTCAGTGCAGTGCCGAGCTTCCCCTTCTTGGTCATTGCCTTGATAAATGTTGCATAAGTGAAAAGATCCGGCTTGCACTTAGATGCCAATATGTCTTTCCACAACCTCTTCGCCTCATGTGTGTTCCCTAAGATGCACCAACCATGGAGGATCACGTTCCAGGACTTTATATCAGGTGGAAGCTCATTCACCTTGCTGCGAAACAAAGTTTCTGCATCTTCTACATGCTTGTACCTGCACAACCACATCAAGAGGGTCCTAAATGCTTCAGAATCAATCTCCAATCCAAACTCTTTCCTCCTATAGAATATTCCAACAGCTTCCTCCACCTTATGTGCACCCACATACCTGTAATCGGAGAACACCCAAAATTAACCATTCACATATTTACATGACACCTAGTTAGTTGACTTAATGCTCTTAAAATGTACTAAAGTGATATTAAAGAATTCAGAAAAGCTAATAGGAATCATTTTGAGATCACATATCACataagaaaatcaaacatcCAAAGCTCTATAATAGAACATTTAATCTACCTACGAATCAATGTGGAAAAAACCAACTCGTTCATGACACCCTGTCTATGGGACATTTCATCGAGCACCTGGTAGAGCTCCTCAAACCGCTTCATCTTCCCGAGAATATCCACAATCTCATTGAAAACAACGGAACTTGGCACATACCCATTTTGCTCGGGACTCGCTTTACAAGCCCAATTAAAGAACACAAGGGCGGGCCTCCAATCAGAATGATGCCGTTTAAGCACTTCGAAGACGAGTTTGTCGCTAAGCTGGAACCCACATAGGTCGAGTGCTCGCTCCACTTCGATGGCGGGCTTGTCCCTCCGGAACTTGAGGAGATTCTGAAGATAAACGATCGGCCGTGGTGGTGATGGTGGTTTCCAGTGGGGTGGGTCCGAAAGGGAATGCAGGAAGCATGTGGTTGGAGTTCGGAGGAGAGTGGCTGTGCTTGGGTAGAATAGGATTTTGAGTTCCCACCGGCGGAGTTGCCAGAACATGTACGGCATCAGCGGAATTGAATTGATGGTGAGGTCTATTATGCGAAAGGAGCTTTTAAGCCCAAATATCTGGCAGGTATTTGGAGGAGGTGTATATTGTGTAATGTTTTTATATTTCTGaaaatttgaaactaaaaaaaaaatttcaatataAAATTTTCAGTGTAAAAATTTTCAAGCATATTGACCCGGTCATATGACCGAGTCACCGGGTCACTGGTTCACCTggtcataattaaataaaaatataaaattataaaaataaaattaaaatgaaaagtTAAAATGCACATCTTCACAAACATGTTAATAACAATCAAGTATCAATTCTTAGACATAATTAATTATGCAAAAAGAGATAATAAACTAGTCGCCAGTACAAAATActttctcaatttaaatgaaCAAAAGAGAGCAATAGATAACACAATCGCTAAGTTAATGATTAACAAATTCATTAAAAACGAAATTCAAATCTATTCTTACAACAACAAATTCACCTCGTTGATAATTtccaacaacaaattcaactaTGATAATTTTCAGCAACAAAAAAATTTAGCTAAGTGATTATTTCAGCAAGATAGCAACAAATTCAAGGTTTAGTGATGATAATCAACAGCAAATTCAACTTAGTGATGATTTTcagtaacaaaaaatatttataccaAGTGATATTCACAAGACAGCAACAAATTCAAGGTTCAATCAGTAACAAAAATTCAACTCAGTGATGATTTTCagcaacaaaaaaatttaactaaggGATTACATATATactgaaaagaaaaaaaaaattaatactccATCTTGAAAATGGCCTAGCTAAAAATAAAGAGTACAAAAACACCTGGTTCAAAGATAAGACTTCAGAAACTATTTAAGATATAATGATATAAACTACAAAGTGAAATTACGCCAACAGACATGTTCAAAATGATCCAgcatttatataaatttattacaaATAAATCTACAAGGAACCTAAAGAAAGATAACAAATTTGTACAAGAAGATCCTTACTAAACTGAATGTTCGAGAATTAACAAGTAAATGATCCCAAAACTACACCCAAGATGAACTATCAACACCTAATGCAGCATAAAAACACAATCCAGTTCAAAACAGATCCAATTACACGAAATACACACTTCAAACAGGTAACCAACAATTCTACACCAAAAATCCAAACGAATAGTTTGAACTTAATAGGATCGGATCAGATCTAATGATCTCAAATCAAACTACAGACAAAACAAATACAAAGTTTTGACTCGACCAGCATTTATAATCGGGAAAATACTATCAAAGAAAATATATGCAAGCAACAAACAGCATTTGATTTGATTTCCATTTTAGCATTCAGCAACAAACATTACAAAACAGCAACAAGTAATCCCTAATCACACTAAACCTGAAATGAATAAAGCTAACAGAGCATAATCCCTAATTACAAAACAGCAACAAGTAATCCCTAATCACACTAAACCTGAAATCAATAAAGCTAACAGAGCATAATCCCTAATTACAAAACAGCAACAAGTAATCCCTAATCCCTAATCCATTTTTAGCAGCAGCAAgaaaatttcaacaaaaatttcAGGAATTAAAAAAGAGCAGCagaaaaaaatcaattatttgaTTTCTATTAATCCATTCACAATTTTACATTCAAAAATCAGCAAACAGAGCATCAAAGGGAGATAAGAACCGAAGAAGTGAAAGCAGTGCCACTAACCTTCGACAGAGACACGGACGGCGACCGGCGAAACGACGGCGACAGGCGAAACGACGGAGACCGGCGAAACGGCGGCGAGCTGCTCCAAGCCTCGAACAGAGAAGCCAGGGAGGACGGGGACAGGGAGAAGGAGGACGCCGAGCTACAAGAGAGGACGCGGAGTCGCCGACAAATCGGACGACGGCGGCACTGCGGCAGAACCGTTGCAGTGAGAACCTAGGGTTTTGGTTGGGTGATTTTGAACTTTGCTTCAGAGTTCAGAGGGATAGTGGTTCACAAATAGGGGGGTGTGTTGGGGGAAGGGGGTGAGTGAGGGGAGGGCTGAACGAGTGAACGTtgtttttttcctttaaaaaaaaaaaaaatcaaaacgtcACTGTTTAACAAGAACCGGCCGGTTACCGTCGCTCCGATCCGATTTTCAAAACATtgctgtttttactttttaattttgccCAAATAAATGCCCAACCTTCAAGAGAAACGGACGGGGACAGGGAGAAGGAGGACGCCGAGCTACAAAGAGGACGCGGAGTCGCCGACAAATCGGACGACGGCGGCACTGCGGCAGAACCGTTGCAGTGAGAACCTGGGTTTTGGGTTGGGTGATTTTGAACTTTGCTTCAGAGTTCAGAGGGATAGTGGTTCACAAATAGGGGGGTGTGTTGGGGAAGGGGTGAGTGAGGGGAGGCTGAACGAGTGAACGTtgtttttttcctttaaaaaaaaaaaaaatcaaaacgtcACTGTTTAACAAGAACCGGCCGGTTACCGTCGCTCCGATCCGATTTTCAAAACATtgctgtttttactttttaattttgccCAAATAAATGCCCAACCTTCAAgagaaacgacgtcgttttccgaagaaacaaaaattaatgAAAGAAACCATGTTTGCCAAGCATTTGCGAAAAGGATAAATGTTTGTAAAGAATTGAAGACTAGGCTTCAATGTATTATTCGTCTGGATCTGGGCCAATACTATCACATTTTTTTcgtttaaaaatatttagttaTGAACCCATGATACTATCACATTTTTgacaaaagaaagcaatagaCATTTGAGTATGATTCATGAATGTCATGACCCAAAAATGTAGAAAAAATGGTCTTTATGTATTGGGTGGACTAACTACATGTCCTTCAACTACGAATAACACATCATTAAAGTTATCTTACcaaaatatttctaattttgtctgattttaaaaaattctctAATTCCCACCCattgatataataataaatgtatACATATttcaatgataaaaaatattatttgtacactaaaatcagttactaaaatcagccactaatatatttgtatataaatacatgtgtggtttaatttatttttaatatatatttatattctaccatatattttatactcTTTAATGATTGTGTCACTAATTTTCAGAAAATATTCTTACTTTTGGTTGAGTAATAAATTGTGTATAatgtaaattattttattaaaataataacgTGGCCCATGTAATTAATAAAACTGGAGCAATTGCACACTTCTCTAGAAAAATTAAACTCCAACATGGATAAGTTGAGGATGGGACATCAAGAGCATTCCactatcctccatgaaataagagaagactaAAGGACCAtgagagaagatcaaagagttaTAAGGGAAGAACATCAGAGGCAGGGGTGtgacataaaaaaaatcaagcaCTCCATTGGATCCTCTAGAAGGAGTagtagccgccatcactaaggtggattcgtTCCTTTAATTGCCattgtttatgttatttttctgttttccatgtattttgttttattgtctGTTTCTAGTGCATGATCATCcttatgtcttaaagctatgaaataTTCCATGCATCTCTCACCttacttaaaagaaaaatttaatttaaaaatataagtaaGATGCATGAACTCGagttatataataagaatagttcaattatttgatgtggtggcattgcttttgttttctgaatgtaagaataaacagtgcatatttaaTGTTGGAGTTaaagaatgttggctcttgaaagaatgatgatgaaagTGAAGTATTGTTGGTAGTCTGAAAAATCCataaattgattcttgaagtaagaaaaagcagcaaaaagtaaaaaaaatatgagaaaaaaaagaaataaaaagcaaaaaaagctaatagctctttaaactaaaaggcaagagtaaggatccaaggctttaagcatcaatggttaggagggcctAAAAGAAATATCTTAGCCTAAACAGTTCAAATGAGCTGCTTccctaactatatgcttgtggtgtgaaggtgtcaagtgaaaagtttgagactgAGCAATTAAAGTCGTGGTTcaaagcaaagagtgtgcttaagaattCTGGACACCAATGgctggggattctagcaaagctgaatcacaaaATGAAAGGGTTCACCTAGTTAAGTGTCTCTAGCATttatgtattcggtggtaatattggaaaacaaagtgttcagggtcacgaccaagactcaaaagaagttgtgttcaagaataaaaaaaaactgaactaggagagtcaataatatcatttgGACTCtaaggctgcgtttgtttctAAGAACAGGACAGGACAAGACACTGATggacagagacacaaaattttgtgttcttgtattctgtttggtgatacactaaaataaattatgaaaattcaatttattctcatttttttcattcaaaaaatttgagatgaaaaagataacaataaaaaatataattatgaaaaattaacaagaataatgtaagaaaaaataaaaaataagttatgtCCCTTGTTAGTGTCTTCGTGTCCTTCCTGTCATGATGGACAAAAAATCCACTAATTCAGTGTCTCTGAACACATTGTCTCTGTCTATGTCTCCTTTGTCAAACACGATTTTGTGTCTCAGTGTCCTGTCTCTATAAACAAACACAGTCTAAGTTCCTGAaaatgccaatcattctgaacttcaatagaaagtgagatgccaaatctattcagaagcaaaaagctactagtcccgctcatctaattgaaactgagcttcattgagaac is a window encoding:
- the LOC130944476 gene encoding putative pentatricopeptide repeat-containing protein At3g15200 encodes the protein MPYMFWQLRRWELKILFYPSTATLLRTPTTCFLHSLSDPPHWKPPSPPRPIVYLQNLLKFRRDKPAIEVERALDLCGFQLSDKLVFEVLKRHHSDWRPALVFFNWACKASPEQNGYVPSSVVFNEIVDILGKMKRFEELYQVLDEMSHRQGVMNELVFSTLIRRYVGAHKVEEAVGIFYRRKEFGLEIDSEAFRTLLMWLCRYKHVEDAETLFRSKVNELPPDIKSWNVILHGWCILGNTHEAKRLWKDILASKCKPDLFTYATFIKAMTKKGKLGTALRLFHGMWDKGCKPDVVIYNCIVDALCFKKRVPEALEVFKCMSERGVEPNVATYNSLIKHMSKIRRMEKVYELVSDMERRKGSCLPNAVTYSYLLGSLKEPKEIPVILERMERNGCSMNDDVYNLVLRLYMEWDDQDGVRRTWEEMERNGWGLDRRSYTILIHGHLENGRTKDALRYFREMVSKGMEPEPRTEKLLSSVNIQSKERTEKQKG